CTGGAAATATTTACTGGTTATTAGATTACGGATGAAAGTGGCATTGTTCACAAGTCCCTTCAGAAACAGGCAATCCAGTGCCAGGCAGGTGTGTTCGATGACCTCAGAGCGAATTTTACCGCTGACCACCAATTTCCCCAGGAACGGGTAATCCCCGATTCCGATCATTTCCCCGGGGAGAAGGGGCGTGGAAAAAAATGCTCCGGCTGCAAGAGGATCGAAGCCTATGGAAAAGTCCTGCACAGCTCCTGAGCAAGGTCTGAAATTATCCTGCCAGCGTTCAGCGTAAATCCTGGATTCAATTCCATAATTTCCTTCCTGAATTGAAAATGGCTCAAATTTGCCGGTCTCTGCTATCTGCAACTGCAGTTCCCGGAAATCCACTCCATAATTTTTCAAGAGCAGCTGGTATCCAAGCGGGATAAACGGATTCAGACAGGAGAAAAGAAAATCATCTGTCACAACGAATTCAAGGCTGCCGACCGAGCAGAAATCAAACCCGGCTAAGATCTTCATGGCGATTTCATAGAGCCTGCTCCGTTTCTTTTGATCCAGGAACGGGGCCGGGGATTCCAGAATGATTTTCTTGAAATGGCTGCGGGCGGAAGTATTGATTTCCGGAAAAATTACGACACTGCCGCTCCCGGATTTTGCAAACGGTACTTCGATCGTGTAGCCACCGGGATAATAGCGCTCAAGATAAACTTCCTGGTTTCCAAGCAGGGAAAAGGATTCTTTCTGCGACAACAGGAATTTATCTTTGAATTCACTGTTTTTTCCACAATATTGAATCCCGTAATTAAGGTAACCGAAATTCGGGATGACAGAGAGCGGAAAACCAAATTTCACTGCTGCAGGAGACGCCTCGCTGGTGTTATAAAGAAGTCCGCTGTGTTCAACTGTCCTGACACCGAGTTGCCCTGCCTGCTCCAAAATTCCGTTTCTGTTGCGGGCCCGCTCGAGCTGGCTGGCTTGAGGTCCGAAAAACATGATTTTCCGTTCTTCACACAGCCCGGCCAGTTCAGGGCTGGAAGCCAGATACCCGTAGCCAGGATGCAGAGAATCACATTTCTCCTCCTGGGCGGCCTTCACAATTTTCTGCGCGTCCCTGTAAATCCTGTGCCCTTCACCCGAAAAGACAACCCGGTCGGCAATCCTTGCAGCAAGGCTTGTCTCGTCTTCAGTGGAAACAACTAGAACTGTCTTCTTTTTTTTCAGCCTGAAAAAGGAAATCAGATCGCAGGCTATTTCTCCCCGATTCGCGATCAGTATTTTTTCAACCATAACTCCTCTTTGTCTTTCTTTAATACCAACCTATAAACCTACCAACTTACAAACCCCTTTGGAGCCACAAACGATTAAAGGTCAGTGGTTCTTATAAAGGTATGTTCCCATGTTTCCTGGTCAGCCCCTGCGAGCGCTTTCCAATCAGCGAATAAAGGCCTTTGATCAGATGCACTCTCGTCTCCGCGGGCTTGATGATCCCGTCGATGTAACCAAGGGCTGCAGCCACATACGGCGTGGCGATTTTGTCCCTGTAATCCTGTACCAGTTCCTTCCTCTTTTCCTCGATGTTTGAAGCACTTTTCAATTCGTTCCTGAAAACAATGTTGCAGGCACCTTCCGGACCCATCACGGCAATTTCAGCAGTAGGCCACGCAACGTTGTAGTCTCCACCCAGATGTTTTGAGCACATCACGATGTACGCCCCGCCGTATGCCTTTCTGGTGATGACTGTCAATTTCGGCACAGTGGCTTCAGCGTATGCATAAAGCATTTTGGCCCCATGCTTGATGATTCCTCCATACTCCTGGTTTTTGCCGGGCAGGAAACCCGGAACGTCCACCAGGCTTACCAGTGGTATATTGAAGGCATCGCAGAAACGGACAAAACGGGAAGCCTTGAATGAGCTGTCGATATCAATAGTCCCTGCCAGAACAATCGGATTATTGGCCACTATTCCAACAGTAAATCCGGCCAGCCTGGCCAGTCCCACCACAATGTTGCGGGCAAAATCGCGGTGCACTTCAAAAAATTCGCCGTTGTCGACAATCTCACGGATCACCTCGTGTACATCATAAGGTTTGTTAGGGTTGTCCGGCACTATCTGTTCCACATTAGGGATCAGCCGGTCTATGGGATCGTCTGTTTCGGCGAAAGGCGGGTTTTCCAGATTGTTGGAAGGAATGTAACTGATCAGCTTCCTCACCTGGGCCAGACAGTCCTCGTCGTCTTCAGTGGAGAAATGAGCGACTCCGCTGATCTCGTTGTGGATCCTGGAAGATCCGAGTTCGTCGAATGAAATATCCTCGGAAGTGACAGCTTTTATCACCTCAGGGCCTGTGATAAACATATATGAAGTGTCTTTGACCATGAAAACGAAATCCGTGATCGCGGGTGAATAAACAGCCCCTCCCGCGCAGTTTCCCATGATGCAGGAGATCTGAGGTATCACCCCTGAAGATTTGGTGTTCCTGCAGAAAATGTCTCCATACCCGCCGAGGCTGAGCACACCTTCCTGAATCCTGGCACCGCCGGAATCATTCAATCCGATGAATGGTGCCCCATTCTGCAGAGCCAGGTCCATCACTTTGCAGATTTTTTTCGCGCACATTTCGCCCAGTGAACCACCGATCACAGTAAAGTCCTGGGCAAACACATATACAGTGCGGCCGTCGATTTCACCGAAACCGGTGACTACCGCATCTCCATAAAATTTTTTATTTCCCATCCCGAATTCATTGCAGCGGTGAACTACGAAACGGTCAAGCTCTTCGAAGCTTCCTGGATCCAGCAATTTTTCAATCCTCTCACGCGCTGTCAATTTTCCGTCCGAGTGCTGCTTTTGGATCCGCTCGCTTCCGCCACCGATCTGGGCTTGTCTGTTTTTTTCGGCTAAGACTTCAAGCATTTCCTTCACTTCAGTTCTCCTCTCCTCTGTTAAGACTCAATGACAGACGCTGACAGAATCGCTCATCGTCCTGAAGCATTTGTTTGTCCTTGAACCCTTCCAGGATAATCGCGCATTTATTCTTGTCTCCCGGAAAAATCGGTACACCGATGATTCCTCCTTCAGTCTCGATGCTCAAATGATATTTATTCACCAGTTCGCTGGCGCTGGAAATCACTGCGTGTTCTTCGGTCACTGCTTTGCAGAGAGCTTCTTTACACTGCAGCGAGAGTGCGTTTTGCTGCTCCCTTCCACTTTTCTGAGTCTGGGTCCAACCCTGGGAAGGGTCGAAAAAAAAGAGTTCCACGTGCTCGATTTTCAACCGGGTCTGGAGCAGAGTGACCACGAATTGCAGAAAATCCTTTCTCCCGTTGTAAAGCGCTTTGATGATCTCTTCTGAAATCTGGCAGTAGGCGGTATAACGGACCATCTTCTTTTCCAGATA
Above is a window of Candidatus Wallbacteria bacterium DNA encoding:
- a CDS encoding acyl-CoA carboxylase subunit beta yields the protein MLEVLAEKNRQAQIGGGSERIQKQHSDGKLTARERIEKLLDPGSFEELDRFVVHRCNEFGMGNKKFYGDAVVTGFGEIDGRTVYVFAQDFTVIGGSLGEMCAKKICKVMDLALQNGAPFIGLNDSGGARIQEGVLSLGGYGDIFCRNTKSSGVIPQISCIMGNCAGGAVYSPAITDFVFMVKDTSYMFITGPEVIKAVTSEDISFDELGSSRIHNEISGVAHFSTEDDEDCLAQVRKLISYIPSNNLENPPFAETDDPIDRLIPNVEQIVPDNPNKPYDVHEVIREIVDNGEFFEVHRDFARNIVVGLARLAGFTVGIVANNPIVLAGTIDIDSSFKASRFVRFCDAFNIPLVSLVDVPGFLPGKNQEYGGIIKHGAKMLYAYAEATVPKLTVITRKAYGGAYIVMCSKHLGGDYNVAWPTAEIAVMGPEGACNIVFRNELKSASNIEEKRKELVQDYRDKIATPYVAAALGYIDGIIKPAETRVHLIKGLYSLIGKRSQGLTRKHGNIPL
- a CDS encoding biotin carboxylase N-terminal domain-containing protein — its product is MVEKILIANRGEIACDLISFFRLKKKKTVLVVSTEDETSLAARIADRVVFSGEGHRIYRDAQKIVKAAQEEKCDSLHPGYGYLASSPELAGLCEERKIMFFGPQASQLERARNRNGILEQAGQLGVRTVEHSGLLYNTSEASPAAVKFGFPLSVIPNFGYLNYGIQYCGKNSEFKDKFLLSQKESFSLLGNQEVYLERYYPGGYTIEVPFAKSGSGSVVIFPEINTSARSHFKKIILESPAPFLDQKKRSRLYEIAMKILAGFDFCSVGSLEFVVTDDFLFSCLNPFIPLGYQLLLKNYGVDFRELQLQIAETGKFEPFSIQEGNYGIESRIYAERWQDNFRPCSGAVQDFSIGFDPLAAGAFFSTPLLPGEMIGIGDYPFLGKLVVSGKIRSEVIEHTCLALDCLFLKGLVNNATFIRNLITSKYFQEGRLTMDFIDQQLKHKQFRKYLEDSETAAQLAAALLEKRNPTAASKKPQARESIWSAMGRLSLMQKRGL